In the genome of Hymenobacter cellulosivorans, one region contains:
- a CDS encoding YiiX family permuted papain-like enzyme, which translates to MLVFLLVAGVAYPRVARRVGRYQAMRQASAAVTQVAPKLHDGDLIFQTSQSAQSRAIQLATKSEYSHCGILFRRGSEWRVFEAVQPVSETSLTKWVARGKDGKFVVKRLRDAETVLTPTALQRLQAAGQQYAGKNYDLYFGWSDERIYCSELLWKMYKTATGREIGQLQTLREFDLSHPAVQAKLRERYGKQIPLDEKVISPVRMLESQELVTVR; encoded by the coding sequence TTGCTTGTTTTTCTGCTGGTGGCTGGCGTGGCTTACCCCCGCGTGGCCCGTCGGGTTGGCCGCTACCAGGCCATGCGTCAGGCTTCTGCCGCCGTGACCCAGGTGGCGCCCAAACTTCACGATGGGGACCTGATTTTCCAGACCTCACAGTCGGCGCAGAGCCGGGCCATTCAGTTGGCCACGAAGTCGGAGTACAGCCACTGCGGCATCCTGTTTCGGCGAGGTTCGGAGTGGCGGGTATTTGAGGCCGTGCAGCCGGTGAGCGAAACTTCCCTGACCAAGTGGGTAGCCCGCGGCAAGGATGGCAAATTCGTAGTAAAGCGTCTGCGCGACGCCGAAACAGTACTGACGCCCACCGCCTTGCAGCGCCTGCAAGCCGCCGGTCAGCAGTACGCGGGCAAAAACTACGACCTATACTTCGGCTGGAGCGACGAGCGAATTTACTGCTCGGAACTGCTCTGGAAGATGTACAAAACCGCCACCGGCCGCGAAATCGGCCAGCTTCAGACGCTGCGGGAGTTTGACCTGAGCCACCCGGCCGTGCAGGCCAAACTGCGGGAGCGGTACGGCAAGCAGATTCCCCTAGATGAAAAGGTCATTTCCCCGGTCCGGATGCTAGAAAGCCAGGAGCTGGTGACAGTACGGTAG